In Phragmites australis chromosome 24, lpPhrAust1.1, whole genome shotgun sequence, the following are encoded in one genomic region:
- the LOC133907422 gene encoding probable glucomannan 4-beta-mannosyltransferase 2, with the protein MPPWPALAAAWALRAAVWACLAASGMLVAEAAYMGLASLVAVKLLRRRPEQRYRWVPMPAAGGQGGDVEAAAAAEFPMVLVQIPMYNEREVYKLSIGAACALTWPPDRIIIQVLDDSTDPIIKELVELECQDWASKKINIKYEVRNNRKGYKAGALKKGMEHIYTQQCDFVAIFDADFQPESDFLLKLIPFLVHNPKIALVQARWEFVNYDVCLMTRIQKMSLDYHFKVEQESGSFMYSFFGFNGTAGVWRVSAINQSGGWKDRTTVEDMDLAVRASLKGWEFLYVGDIRVKSELPCTFKAYRHQQHRWTCGAANLFRKMAWEIITNKEVSKWKKHHLLYSFFFVRRVIAPLVTFLFYCVVIPLSAVVTGVSIPVWGLVYIPTAITIMNAIRNPRSLHLMPFWILFENVMSMHRMRAALTGLLETSRANDWVVTEKVGDQVKDELDVPLLEPVKPTECVERIYIPELLLALYLLICASYDFVLGSHKYYIYIYLQACAFIVMGFGLVGTKTPCS; encoded by the exons ATGCCGCCGTGGCCGGCGCTCGCGGCGGCGTGGGCGCTGCGGGCGGCGGTGTGGGCTTGCCTCGCGGCGTCGGGCATGCTCGTGGCTGAGGCCGCCTACATGGGCCTCGCCAGCCTCGTCGCCGTGAAGCTCCTGCGGCGCCGCCCGGAGCAGAGGTACAGGTGGGTGCCCATGCccgcggccgggggccagggcgGCGAcgtcgaggcggcggcggcggcggagttcCCAATGGTGCTCGTGCAGATCCCCATGTACAACGAGAGGGAG GTGTACAAGCTCTCCATTGGAGCTGCGTGTGCCCTCACATGGCCACCAGACCGTATTATAATACAAGTCTTGGATGATTCCACTGATCCGATTATTAAG GAACTAGTGGAGCTTGAATGCCAAGATTGGGCCAGCAAGAAAATTAACATCAAGTATGAGGTTAGAAATAACAGAAAAGGATACAAAGCAGGTGCATTGAAGAAGGGAATGGAACATATATACACCCAACAATGTGACTTCGTTGCTATCTTTGATGCGGATTTCCAACCTGAATCTGACTTTCTTTTAAAACTAATACCATTCCTTGTGCATAACCCAAAGATTGCACTTGTTCAAGCACGATGGGAGTTTG TGAACTACGATGTTTGCCTGATGACAAGGATACAGAAGATGTCTCTTGACTATCATTTCAAAGTTGAGCAGGAATCGGGGTCATTTATGTATTCGTTCTTTGGTTTCAATG GTACAGCTGGTGTGTGGCGTGTATCTGCTATTAATCAATCTGGAGGATGGAAAGATCGCACCACTGTAGAAGACATGGACTTGGCTGTGCGGGCAAGCCTCAAGGGATGGGAGTTCTTGTATGTTGGTGATATAAGG GTTAAGAGTGAACTCCCATGTACCTTCAAAGCCTACCGTCATCAACAGCATAGGTGGACTTGTGGTGCCGCCAATCTCTTCAGGAAAATGGCATGGGAAATCATTACAAACAAG GAGGTGTCAAAATGGAAAAAACATCATCTGTTATACAGCTTTTTCTTTGTGCGAAGGGTTATTGCTCCCCTCGTGACATTCTTGTTTTATTGTGTTGTCATCCCATTGTCTGCCGTGGTTACTGGTGTCAGCATTCCTGTCTGGGGGCTGGTCTATATTCCCACCGCCATTACAATTATGAATGCCATCAGAAATCCTAG GTCTCTCCATCTCATGCCCTTCTGGATTCTGTTCGAGAATGTCATGTCCATGCACCGCATGCGTGCTGCTCTAACCGGTTTACTTGAGACTTCACGTGCAAATGATTGGGTAGTCACTGAGAAGGTAGGAGATCAAGTGAAGGATGAGCTCGATGTCCCACTTCTTGAACCAGTGAAGCCAACTGAATGCGTTGAGAG GATTTACATTCCTGAGCTCTTGCTTGCACTCTACCTTCTAATATGCGCCTCCTACGATTTCGTCCTTGGAAGCCACAAATACTATATTTATATCTACCTCCAGGCCTGTGCATTCATCGTAATGGGGTTCGGTCTCGTTGGAACTAAAACTCCATGTTCATAG